Proteins encoded in a region of the Xylocopa sonorina isolate GNS202 chromosome 1, iyXylSono1_principal, whole genome shotgun sequence genome:
- the Klp98a gene encoding kinesin-like protein 98A isoform X2: MASVKVAVRVRPFNKRELAMNAKMIVQMDGKKTRIFNTKTPGSCREIDREKYKDFTFDHSYWSFDANDENYASQEEVFYDLGTDVIESAFEGYNACVFAYGQTGSGKTFTMMGTPEAQGLIPRICKTLFARMAAGKESGASYRTEVSFLEIHNERVRDLLRLDQSQSHSLRVREHPKRGPYVQDLSSHLVYDYSDIQECMVRGNTHRTTASTNMNDVSSRSHAIFTITFVQAGLSEGNMPSETVSKVHLVDLAGSERANATGATGQRLKEGAHINKSLVTLGSVISALAELSSTGDASSSSKRSVFIPYRDSVLTWLLKDSLGGNSKTIMIAAISPADCNYGETLSTLRYANRAKNIINKPTINEDPNVKLIRELREEIQKLKSLIGKDMSVERPPQVLLAQIYEKQEQEKVLTEEWTEKWRETQQILQEQKALGLRKSGVGVVLDSEMPHLVGIDDDLLSTGVTLYHLKEGRTLVGTEEAPTTQDIVLTGADVEPEHCVVELDNGVATLHPLSPHCWINTAQVDKPTRLSQGCIILLGRNNMFRYNDPAEAAKLRKEGGTGNGNLQSTVVNLSRLSLLSWSVSDLHASSSSDNLLNSSEDLRALEELEQQKAALIKEKEDFKREQEEREERWAARREALEGAQRELEREWGAQWKEWADAIAALESRQRELRTRRHLLEQERRDEMTQTDDGAGSDGSLPESWSSLNDDKCVDAVRELVNHHKKELAVLETELQNKVKSLNEHQSKVDKMEEELMEIAKKQKHMFYLELEGEGNTEKKLLLAKRSQEQLQEILKRKQSLSLNLKPVLPVSPCDRFLTGDEVLSNGDIQLLQEGCNRKLQIASAMSLLPQNDPSSIDTVDTFHTAAADSPEPRIPFEDTSGKESQITLTDEQRELDAQQKDSLEVQLENDRAKLCETESRSSLNLNRRSLIEIIGKLDTCNGSANGEKTESKSPANSVTEDDVLEDSLESPVHQNPAMKRLNQRIARQRMMVMRCLEANTPSKEDLNKQITILQDLQKQQIELEVSLLEDERKNLKQQPVSQCDDDRLAVGDANDRVQTVETKTCHDLASTSNSATLLTVATTRSPLLRNHRPNITEEENLSESVAPRISSGRGYSTVYLTSQNRGDRLSSPYSLTITRSLPSLIANDADYDSVINMIVSIPSYVIRGAGTSSHYEYEVRVVAHDDSWTLLRRYRRFRELYISMRQKYGSKVSAIRFPPRQVFAKYEVVARQRRKRLEEYLRRLIQICSELPHCESLYKYKGNLSNIDKQSLLEFSSFFRRGTFESSKYGTS; the protein is encoded by the exons ATGGCTTCGGTGAAGGTTGCCGTGAGGGTTCGTCCCTTTAACAAAAG GGAGCTGGCGATGAATGCAAAGATGATCGTGCAAATGGATGGCAAGAAAACACGGATATTCAACACCAAG ACACCGGGTAGTTGCAGAGAAATCGACAGGGAGAAATACAAAGACTTCACGTTCGACCACTCTTATTGGTCCTTCGACGCGAATGACGAGAACTATGCATCCCAGGAAGAG GTTTTCTACGATCTTGGTACGGACGTAATTGAAAGTGCCTTCGAGGGCTACAATGCCTGCGTCTTTGCCTACGGCCAGACAGGGTCCGGGAAGACCTTTACTATGATGGGCACACCG GAAGCTCAGGGGCTGATACCACGGATTTGTAAGACACTGTTCGCCAGAATGGCTGCTGGCAAAGAGAGCGGTGCGTCGTATAGAACCGAGGTATCTTTCCTGGAAATACACAATGAGAGAGTAAGGGACTTGCTACGATTGGACCAGTCACAGTCTCATTCCCTCAGAGTGCGGGAGCATCCTAAAAGAGGGCCTTATGTCCAAGACCTGTCCAGTCACCTCGTGTACGATTATTCAGACATTCAG GAATGCATGGTGAGAGGTAATACGCACAGAACCACGGCGAGCACAAACATGAACGACGTGAGCAGCAGGAGTCACGCAATTTTTACGATCACGTTCGTCCAAGCTGGACTATCCGAGGGCAACATGCCGTCGGAGACCGTTTCCAAGGTGCATCTCGTCGACTTGGCCGGAAG CGAACGCGCGAACGCAACGGGTGCGACAGGCCAACGGCTGAAGGAGGGTGCGCACATCAACAAGTCATTGGTGACTTTAGGCTCTGTGATATCAGCGCTCGCAGAACTCAGTTCCACGGGCGATGCGTCTTCTTCCTCTAAGCGTAGCGTCTTCATACCTTACCGGGACAGTGTGTTGACGTGGCTGCTTAAGGACTCGCTTGGAGGTAACTCCAAGACGATCATGATCGCAGCTATCAGCCCGGCCGATTGTAACTACGGCGAGACTCTAAGCACGCTCAGGTACGCTAATCGAGCGAAGAATATCATTAACAAACCGACCATCAACGAAGACCCGAACGTGAAATTGATCAGGGAACTCAGGGAAGAGATACAAAAATTGAAATCTCTTATTGGGAAAGATATG AGTGTTGAAAGGCCACCACAAGTATTGTTAGCGCAGATTTATGAGAAACAGGAACAGGAGAAAGTGTTGACAGAAGAATGGACGGAAAAGTGGCGAGAAACGCAACAGATTCTCCAGGAACAGAAAGCGTTAGGATTACGGAAAAGTGGCGTTGGTGTAGTACTAGATTCAGAAATGCCGCACTTAGTAGGAATCGACGATGATCTGCTTAGTACTGGTGTTACGCTTTACCACCTGAAAGAGGGTAGAACGTTAGTGGGAACGGAAGAAGCACCGACCACGCAG GATATTGTATTAACTGGTGCGGACGTCGAGCCAGAACATTGTGTGGTGGAGCTAGATAACGGTGTGGCGACCCTTCATCCCCTTTCTCCTCATTGCTGGATCAACACCGCTCAAGTAGATAAGCCGACGCGGTTGTCGCAGGGCTGTATCATTCTTCTTGGCCGGAACAATATGTTCCGATATAACGATCCGGCTGAAGCGGCGAAACTAAGAAAGGAAGGTGGAACGGGTAACGGTAACTTACAATCCACGGTCGTCAATCTTTCAAGATTGTCACTCTTGAGTTGGAGTGTCTCGGATTTGCATGCTTCGTCCTCTAGCGATAACCTCCTAAACTCGAGCGAAGATCTCCGGGCGCTCGAAGAACTGGAACAGCAGAAAGCTGCTCTGATTAAAGAGAAGGAAGACTTCAAG AGGGAACAGGAAGAACGAGAAGAAAGATGGGCTGCGAGAAGAGAGGCTCTGGAAGGAGCGCAGCGCGAGCTGGAACGCGAATGGGGTGCTCAGTGGAAAGAGTGGGCGGACGCGATAGCGGCCCTCGAGTCACGGCAGCGCGAGTTACGCACGCGACGTCACCTCTTGGAGCAAGAACGGCGGGACGAAATGACGCAA ACGGACGACGGCGCTGGCAGTGACGGCAGCTTGCCAGAATCCTGGTCGAGCTTGAACGATGATAAATGCGTTGACGCGGTGAGAGAGCTTGTTAATCATCAT AAAAAAGAATTGGCCGTCCTGGAAACTGAGTTGCAGAATAAAGTGAAGTCCCTGAACGAGCATCAAAGCAAGGTAGATAAAATGGAGGAGGAGTTGATGGAGATCGCTAAAAAGCAAAAGCATATGTTTTACTTGGAA TTGGAGGGAGAAGGAAACACGGAGAAGAAACTGCTCCTCGCTAAACGGAGCCAAGAACAGTTGCAAGAGATCTTGAAGAGGAAACAGAGCCTCTCGCTCAACCTTAAACCCGTACTACCCGTTTCCCCGTGTGATCGTTTCTTGACTGGCGACGAAGTTCTATCGAACGGAGATATTCAGTTACTGCAGGAGGGTTGCAATAGAAAACTCCAAATAGCCTCTGCCATGAGTCTACTGCCTCAAAATGATCCAAGTTCCATAGACACAGTGGATACTTTTCATACAGCAGCGGCCGACTCGCCTGAGCCGCGGATTCCATTCGAGGATACAAGTGGAAAAGAATCCCAGATCACTCTCACTGACGAACAGAGGGAGCTAGACGCGCAACAGAAAGATTCTCTGGAAGTACAGTTGGAAAATGACAGGGCAAAATTGTGCGAAACGGAAAGCAGAAGTTCGTTGAACCTGAACAGAAGATCTCTCATAGAAATAATCGGGAAGTTAGATACGTGTAACGGCAGCGCTAACGGGGAGAAGACAGAATCGAAGTCCCCGGCGAATTCTGTCACGGAGGACGATGTACTGGAAGACTCGCTGGAGTCGCCTGTTCATCAGAATCCAGCGATGAAACGATTGAACCAAAGAATCGCTCGTCAACGAATGATGGTGATGAGGTGCCTGGAGGCGAACACGCCGTCCAAAGAAGATCTGAACAAACAGATCACGATCTTGCAAGACCTACAAAAACAACAGATCGAGTTAGAGGTATCGTTGCTGGAGGATGAACGGAAGAATCTCAAACAACAGCCAGTGTCACAGTGCGATGATGATAGGCTGGCAGTTGGCGACGCAAACGATCGTGTACAGACTGTAGAAACGAAAACGTGCCACGACCTTGCGTCCACGAGTAACTCGGCCACATTGTTGACCGTGGCCACAACGCGATCTCCGCTTCTCAGGAACCACAGGCCTAATATCACTGAGGAGGAGAACTTATCGGAATCAGTTGCACCTAGAATATCATCAGGAAGAGGATACTCGACAGTATACTTAACG AGTCAAAATCGAGGTGATCGTTTGAGTAGTCCTTATTCTCTTACAATCACGAGGTCCCTGCCGTCTTTGATAGCGAACGACGCCGACTACGACAGCGTGATTAACATGATCGTTAGTATACCTTCCTACGTGATACGTGGAGCTGGAACATCTAGCCACTACGAGTATGAAGTACGTGTTGTGGCCCATGACGACAGCTGGACCCTTCTGCGTCGATACAGAAGATTCCGAGAGTTGTACATTTCTATGCGACAAAAGTATGGTAGCAAG GTATCAGCGATACGTTTTCCACCTCGACAAGTTTTCGCAAAGTACGAGGTTGTGGCACGGCAACGTAGAAAACGTTTAGAGGAATACTTGCGACGGTTGATACAGATCTGTTCAGAATTGCCGCACTGCGAATCTCTCTACAAGTACAAGGGCAACTTGAGCAACATAGATAAGCAATCGTTGCTGGAATTTAGTTCGTTCTTCAGGCGTGGAACGTTCGAGAGCAGTAAATATGGGACAAGTTAA
- the Psn gene encoding presenilin: MSESEAYDSADEYTSLMDGHVAESRTDDLGLVTGRKRRSRISNEEAENGVPEVHIQTPGISNNASTGRRGTSGNDGQGRPRNYRDEEEEELKYGAAHVIKLFVPVSLCMLVVVATISSINFYTTKGMYLVYTPFHEDSADTSTKAWQALANSLILMSLIVVMTVILIVLYKYKFYKVIHGWLIISSLLLLSMFSILYCEQILKAYNIPMDMFTLGIVLWNFGVVGMVCIHWHGPLQLQQAYLIFISALMALVFIKYLPEWTAWVVLGVISIWDLIAVLTPKGPLRILVETAQERNESIFPALIYSSTIMYTTTMTYAGYVQAATMTNSDSATGDSATYSVRGQTDNQNSTAAGDTEGGFTPEWVETHGDRGERRAQEVRENTSSLTESSRQQDNRVVRESQGMQVAVVEEERGVKLGLGDFIFYSVLVGKASSYGDWNTTLACFVAILIGLCLTLLLLAIFKKALPALPISITFGLTFYFATRVIVAPFADNLASEQVFI, translated from the exons ATGTCTGAGAGTGAAGCTTACGATTCGGCAGACGAATACACAAGCCTAATGGACGGTCACGTTGCGGAATCTCGCACGGACGATCTGGGCTTGGTTACTGGTAGAAAAAGGCGTTCGCGTATCAGTAACGaagaa GCTGAAAATGGTGTTCCCGAAGTTCATATTCAAACACCTGGTATATCAAACAATGCAAGCACAGGCAGGAGGGGTACATCGGGTAATGATGGTCAAGGTAGACCAAGAAATTACAGggacgaagaggaagaagaattgAAATATGGAGCGGCGCATGTCATCAAGCTATTTGTGCCTGTTTCTCTTTGTATGTTAGTAGTAGTTGCAACAATTAGTTCAATAAATTTCTATACAACCAAAGGAATGTATTT AGTGTACACTCCATTCCATGAAGACAGTGCTGACACTAGCACCAAAGCTTGGCAGGCACTTGCCAATTCTTTAATACTTATGAGCCTCATTGTAGTTATGACGGTGATACTTATCGTTTTGTATAAATACAAATTTTACAAAGTAATCCATGGATGGTTGATAATAAGTTCCTTATTGTTGTTGTCAATGTTTTCTATATTATATTGCGA ACAAATATTGAAAGCATATAACATTCCAATGGACATGTTTACCTTAGGCATAGTTTTATGGAATTTTGGAGTAGTTGGAATGGTTTGTATACATTGGCATGGTCCCTTGCAATTGCAACAGGCATATCTTATTTTTATCTCCGCTTTGATGGCACTTGTATTTATCAAATATTTGCCAGAATGGACGGCATGGGTTGTGTTAGGTGTCATCAGCATTTGGG ACTTGATTGCTGTATTGACACCAAAGGGTCCCTTAAGGATACTTGTAGAAACCGCTCAAGAGCGAAATGAATCAATTTTTCCGGCGTTGATTTATTCTTCCACGATCATGTATACCACCACCATGACATACGCTGGGTATGTACAGGCAGCAACAATGACCAACAGCGATTCTGCTACTGGCGATAGTGCAACGTATTCTGTGCGTGGCCAAACTGATAATCAAAATAGCACTGCAGCTGGTGATACAGAGGGCGGATTTACTCCTGAATGGGTAGAAACACATG GTGATCGAGGGGAAAGGCGGGCACAAGAGGTGCGCGAAAACACATCATCGCTAACGGAAAGTTCAAGGCAACAAGATAATCGTGTTGTACGTGAATCGCAAGGAATGCAAGTTGCAGTCGTCGAAGAAGAACGGGGAGTGAAGCTGGGTCTCGGTGATTTTATATTCTATAGCGTTTTAGTTGGGAAAGCTTCCAGTTATGGCGATTGGAACACTACATTGGCTTGCTTTGTTGCCATTCTTATT GGTCTTTGTTTAACATTATTGTTGCTGGCTATATTCAAGAAAGCATTGCCCGCATTACCAATCTCTATTACTTTTGGCTTAACGTTTTATTTTGCCACCAGGGTTATTGTTGCGCCGTTTGCAGATAATTTAGCAAGCGAGCAAGTGTTCATTTAG
- the Klp98a gene encoding kinesin-like protein 98A isoform X1 yields the protein MASVKVAVRVRPFNKRELAMNAKMIVQMDGKKTRIFNTKTPGSCREIDREKYKDFTFDHSYWSFDANDENYASQEEVFYDLGTDVIESAFEGYNACVFAYGQTGSGKTFTMMGTPEAQGLIPRICKTLFARMAAGKESGASYRTEVSFLEIHNERVRDLLRLDQSQSHSLRVREHPKRGPYVQDLSSHLVYDYSDIQECMVRGNTHRTTASTNMNDVSSRSHAIFTITFVQAGLSEGNMPSETVSKVHLVDLAGSERANATGATGQRLKEGAHINKSLVTLGSVISALAELSSTGDASSSSKRSVFIPYRDSVLTWLLKDSLGGNSKTIMIAAISPADCNYGETLSTLRYANRAKNIINKPTINEDPNVKLIRELREEIQKLKSLIGKDMSVERPPQVLLAQIYEKQEQEKVLTEEWTEKWRETQQILQEQKALGLRKSGVGVVLDSEMPHLVGIDDDLLSTGVTLYHLKEGRTLVGTEEAPTTQDIVLTGADVEPEHCVVELDNGVATLHPLSPHCWINTAQVDKPTRLSQGCIILLGRNNMFRYNDPAEAAKLRKEGGTGNGNLQSTVVNLSRLSLLSWSVSDLHASSSSDNLLNSSEDLRALEELEQQKAALIKEKEDFKREQEEREERWAARREALEGAQRELEREWGAQWKEWADAIAALESRQRELRTRRHLLEQERRDEMTQVENLCREVASLRTTLQSKHRQFEEFMSNHERAQRLHQWWEKTDDGAGSDGSLPESWSSLNDDKCVDAVRELVNHHKKELAVLETELQNKVKSLNEHQSKVDKMEEELMEIAKKQKHMFYLELEGEGNTEKKLLLAKRSQEQLQEILKRKQSLSLNLKPVLPVSPCDRFLTGDEVLSNGDIQLLQEGCNRKLQIASAMSLLPQNDPSSIDTVDTFHTAAADSPEPRIPFEDTSGKESQITLTDEQRELDAQQKDSLEVQLENDRAKLCETESRSSLNLNRRSLIEIIGKLDTCNGSANGEKTESKSPANSVTEDDVLEDSLESPVHQNPAMKRLNQRIARQRMMVMRCLEANTPSKEDLNKQITILQDLQKQQIELEVSLLEDERKNLKQQPVSQCDDDRLAVGDANDRVQTVETKTCHDLASTSNSATLLTVATTRSPLLRNHRPNITEEENLSESVAPRISSGRGYSTVYLTSQNRGDRLSSPYSLTITRSLPSLIANDADYDSVINMIVSIPSYVIRGAGTSSHYEYEVRVVAHDDSWTLLRRYRRFRELYISMRQKYGSKVSAIRFPPRQVFAKYEVVARQRRKRLEEYLRRLIQICSELPHCESLYKYKGNLSNIDKQSLLEFSSFFRRGTFESSKYGTS from the exons ATGGCTTCGGTGAAGGTTGCCGTGAGGGTTCGTCCCTTTAACAAAAG GGAGCTGGCGATGAATGCAAAGATGATCGTGCAAATGGATGGCAAGAAAACACGGATATTCAACACCAAG ACACCGGGTAGTTGCAGAGAAATCGACAGGGAGAAATACAAAGACTTCACGTTCGACCACTCTTATTGGTCCTTCGACGCGAATGACGAGAACTATGCATCCCAGGAAGAG GTTTTCTACGATCTTGGTACGGACGTAATTGAAAGTGCCTTCGAGGGCTACAATGCCTGCGTCTTTGCCTACGGCCAGACAGGGTCCGGGAAGACCTTTACTATGATGGGCACACCG GAAGCTCAGGGGCTGATACCACGGATTTGTAAGACACTGTTCGCCAGAATGGCTGCTGGCAAAGAGAGCGGTGCGTCGTATAGAACCGAGGTATCTTTCCTGGAAATACACAATGAGAGAGTAAGGGACTTGCTACGATTGGACCAGTCACAGTCTCATTCCCTCAGAGTGCGGGAGCATCCTAAAAGAGGGCCTTATGTCCAAGACCTGTCCAGTCACCTCGTGTACGATTATTCAGACATTCAG GAATGCATGGTGAGAGGTAATACGCACAGAACCACGGCGAGCACAAACATGAACGACGTGAGCAGCAGGAGTCACGCAATTTTTACGATCACGTTCGTCCAAGCTGGACTATCCGAGGGCAACATGCCGTCGGAGACCGTTTCCAAGGTGCATCTCGTCGACTTGGCCGGAAG CGAACGCGCGAACGCAACGGGTGCGACAGGCCAACGGCTGAAGGAGGGTGCGCACATCAACAAGTCATTGGTGACTTTAGGCTCTGTGATATCAGCGCTCGCAGAACTCAGTTCCACGGGCGATGCGTCTTCTTCCTCTAAGCGTAGCGTCTTCATACCTTACCGGGACAGTGTGTTGACGTGGCTGCTTAAGGACTCGCTTGGAGGTAACTCCAAGACGATCATGATCGCAGCTATCAGCCCGGCCGATTGTAACTACGGCGAGACTCTAAGCACGCTCAGGTACGCTAATCGAGCGAAGAATATCATTAACAAACCGACCATCAACGAAGACCCGAACGTGAAATTGATCAGGGAACTCAGGGAAGAGATACAAAAATTGAAATCTCTTATTGGGAAAGATATG AGTGTTGAAAGGCCACCACAAGTATTGTTAGCGCAGATTTATGAGAAACAGGAACAGGAGAAAGTGTTGACAGAAGAATGGACGGAAAAGTGGCGAGAAACGCAACAGATTCTCCAGGAACAGAAAGCGTTAGGATTACGGAAAAGTGGCGTTGGTGTAGTACTAGATTCAGAAATGCCGCACTTAGTAGGAATCGACGATGATCTGCTTAGTACTGGTGTTACGCTTTACCACCTGAAAGAGGGTAGAACGTTAGTGGGAACGGAAGAAGCACCGACCACGCAG GATATTGTATTAACTGGTGCGGACGTCGAGCCAGAACATTGTGTGGTGGAGCTAGATAACGGTGTGGCGACCCTTCATCCCCTTTCTCCTCATTGCTGGATCAACACCGCTCAAGTAGATAAGCCGACGCGGTTGTCGCAGGGCTGTATCATTCTTCTTGGCCGGAACAATATGTTCCGATATAACGATCCGGCTGAAGCGGCGAAACTAAGAAAGGAAGGTGGAACGGGTAACGGTAACTTACAATCCACGGTCGTCAATCTTTCAAGATTGTCACTCTTGAGTTGGAGTGTCTCGGATTTGCATGCTTCGTCCTCTAGCGATAACCTCCTAAACTCGAGCGAAGATCTCCGGGCGCTCGAAGAACTGGAACAGCAGAAAGCTGCTCTGATTAAAGAGAAGGAAGACTTCAAG AGGGAACAGGAAGAACGAGAAGAAAGATGGGCTGCGAGAAGAGAGGCTCTGGAAGGAGCGCAGCGCGAGCTGGAACGCGAATGGGGTGCTCAGTGGAAAGAGTGGGCGGACGCGATAGCGGCCCTCGAGTCACGGCAGCGCGAGTTACGCACGCGACGTCACCTCTTGGAGCAAGAACGGCGGGACGAAATGACGCAA GTAGAAAATTTATGTAGGGAAGTTGCCTCTCTGCGCACAACATTGCAGTCCAAGCATCGTCAGTTTGAAGAGTTCATGAGCAATCACGAACGCGCTCAAAGACTCCATCAATGGTGGGAGAAG ACGGACGACGGCGCTGGCAGTGACGGCAGCTTGCCAGAATCCTGGTCGAGCTTGAACGATGATAAATGCGTTGACGCGGTGAGAGAGCTTGTTAATCATCAT AAAAAAGAATTGGCCGTCCTGGAAACTGAGTTGCAGAATAAAGTGAAGTCCCTGAACGAGCATCAAAGCAAGGTAGATAAAATGGAGGAGGAGTTGATGGAGATCGCTAAAAAGCAAAAGCATATGTTTTACTTGGAA TTGGAGGGAGAAGGAAACACGGAGAAGAAACTGCTCCTCGCTAAACGGAGCCAAGAACAGTTGCAAGAGATCTTGAAGAGGAAACAGAGCCTCTCGCTCAACCTTAAACCCGTACTACCCGTTTCCCCGTGTGATCGTTTCTTGACTGGCGACGAAGTTCTATCGAACGGAGATATTCAGTTACTGCAGGAGGGTTGCAATAGAAAACTCCAAATAGCCTCTGCCATGAGTCTACTGCCTCAAAATGATCCAAGTTCCATAGACACAGTGGATACTTTTCATACAGCAGCGGCCGACTCGCCTGAGCCGCGGATTCCATTCGAGGATACAAGTGGAAAAGAATCCCAGATCACTCTCACTGACGAACAGAGGGAGCTAGACGCGCAACAGAAAGATTCTCTGGAAGTACAGTTGGAAAATGACAGGGCAAAATTGTGCGAAACGGAAAGCAGAAGTTCGTTGAACCTGAACAGAAGATCTCTCATAGAAATAATCGGGAAGTTAGATACGTGTAACGGCAGCGCTAACGGGGAGAAGACAGAATCGAAGTCCCCGGCGAATTCTGTCACGGAGGACGATGTACTGGAAGACTCGCTGGAGTCGCCTGTTCATCAGAATCCAGCGATGAAACGATTGAACCAAAGAATCGCTCGTCAACGAATGATGGTGATGAGGTGCCTGGAGGCGAACACGCCGTCCAAAGAAGATCTGAACAAACAGATCACGATCTTGCAAGACCTACAAAAACAACAGATCGAGTTAGAGGTATCGTTGCTGGAGGATGAACGGAAGAATCTCAAACAACAGCCAGTGTCACAGTGCGATGATGATAGGCTGGCAGTTGGCGACGCAAACGATCGTGTACAGACTGTAGAAACGAAAACGTGCCACGACCTTGCGTCCACGAGTAACTCGGCCACATTGTTGACCGTGGCCACAACGCGATCTCCGCTTCTCAGGAACCACAGGCCTAATATCACTGAGGAGGAGAACTTATCGGAATCAGTTGCACCTAGAATATCATCAGGAAGAGGATACTCGACAGTATACTTAACG AGTCAAAATCGAGGTGATCGTTTGAGTAGTCCTTATTCTCTTACAATCACGAGGTCCCTGCCGTCTTTGATAGCGAACGACGCCGACTACGACAGCGTGATTAACATGATCGTTAGTATACCTTCCTACGTGATACGTGGAGCTGGAACATCTAGCCACTACGAGTATGAAGTACGTGTTGTGGCCCATGACGACAGCTGGACCCTTCTGCGTCGATACAGAAGATTCCGAGAGTTGTACATTTCTATGCGACAAAAGTATGGTAGCAAG GTATCAGCGATACGTTTTCCACCTCGACAAGTTTTCGCAAAGTACGAGGTTGTGGCACGGCAACGTAGAAAACGTTTAGAGGAATACTTGCGACGGTTGATACAGATCTGTTCAGAATTGCCGCACTGCGAATCTCTCTACAAGTACAAGGGCAACTTGAGCAACATAGATAAGCAATCGTTGCTGGAATTTAGTTCGTTCTTCAGGCGTGGAACGTTCGAGAGCAGTAAATATGGGACAAGTTAA